The Planctomycetota bacterium genome contains a region encoding:
- a CDS encoding sulfatase, which translates to MAIVAVSASAANRAAPPTNVVLIVSDDQHWRDYGFMGHEHLRTPCLDRLARESLVYPRGYVTSSLCCPSLAALITGRYPHETGIVGNDPPGTDGPRTTPAAKAAFAAGREAMNRKLDAFPTLPKLLAAAGYDSLQTGKWWQGDFRRGGFTAGMTRGERHGDDGLAIGRKTMAPIEDFVRATHRAGKPFFVWYAPMLPHDPHDPPAELVEHYRTRAPSDHVARYWGNVERFDRTVGELLDFLDREGLAADTLVVYVTDNGWIQSPDNPRFAPRSKLSPYDGGLRTPIMLRQPGRIAPGSCATPVSSVDILPTVLAACGVAAPAGLRGVDLLDPAAVAARKEVFGECFTHTLVDADDPARSLLWRFVVRDEWKLIVPVSADRPAATVPPEGRLVDTESRVRLARGQSELYDVAADPTEATDVAGGHPDVVRELRGVLDAWWNPFPPASPANPGGGE; encoded by the coding sequence ATGGCGATCGTCGCAGTCTCCGCCAGCGCCGCCAACCGCGCCGCGCCGCCGACCAACGTCGTCCTCATCGTCTCCGACGACCAGCACTGGCGTGACTACGGCTTCATGGGGCACGAGCACCTGCGCACACCCTGCCTCGACCGGCTGGCGCGCGAGAGCCTCGTCTACCCGCGCGGCTACGTCACCAGCAGCCTCTGCTGCCCGAGCCTCGCGGCGCTGATCACCGGCCGCTACCCGCACGAGACCGGGATCGTCGGCAACGACCCGCCGGGCACCGACGGCCCGCGGACCACGCCCGCGGCGAAGGCCGCGTTCGCCGCCGGCCGCGAGGCGATGAACCGCAAGCTCGACGCCTTCCCGACGCTGCCCAAGCTCCTGGCCGCGGCCGGCTACGACAGCCTCCAGACGGGGAAGTGGTGGCAGGGGGATTTCCGCCGCGGCGGGTTCACCGCCGGAATGACGCGCGGCGAGCGCCATGGCGACGACGGCCTGGCGATCGGCCGCAAGACGATGGCGCCGATCGAGGACTTCGTCCGCGCGACACACAGGGCGGGGAAGCCGTTTTTCGTCTGGTACGCGCCGATGCTGCCCCATGATCCCCACGACCCGCCGGCCGAGCTGGTCGAGCACTACCGCACGCGTGCGCCGAGCGACCATGTGGCGCGCTACTGGGGCAACGTCGAACGGTTCGACCGGACGGTCGGTGAGCTGCTCGACTTCCTCGACCGCGAGGGGCTCGCCGCCGACACGCTGGTCGTCTATGTGACCGACAACGGCTGGATCCAATCGCCCGACAACCCGCGCTTCGCGCCGCGCTCCAAGCTCTCCCCCTACGACGGCGGCCTGCGGACGCCGATCATGCTCCGCCAGCCGGGGCGGATCGCTCCGGGCTCGTGCGCGACGCCGGTGTCGAGCGTCGATATCCTCCCCACGGTGCTTGCCGCCTGTGGCGTGGCGGCACCGGCCGGGCTGCGGGGTGTCGATCTCCTCGATCCGGCCGCGGTGGCGGCGCGGAAGGAGGTGTTCGGCGAGTGCTTCACCCACACGCTCGTCGACGCCGATGACCCGGCGCGGAGCTTGCTGTGGCGGTTCGTCGTCCGCGACGAGTGGAAGCTGATCGTGCCGGTGTCGGCCGACCGGCCCGCCGCGACGGTGCCGCCCGAGGGGCGGCTGGTCGACACCGAATCGCGCGTTAGGCTCGCGCGCGGGCAGAGCGAGCTGTACGACGTCGCCGCCGATCCGACCGAGGCGACCGACGTCGCCGGCGGTCACCCCGACGTGGTGCGGGAGTTGCGGGGCGTGCTCGACGCATGGTGGAATCCGTTTCCGCCGGCGTCGCCGGCGAACCCCGGGGGAGGAGAGTGA
- a CDS encoding ATP-binding protein has translation MISRGSEWHRWEPHIHAPGTILNNQFGATDPWEPYLTTLEGLTPKIEAIGVTDYYVTDTYQEFLKHKAAGRLPGVMLLFPNIELRLDVAARSGFVNVHMLVSPEDLDHLSEVKRILNRLQFHAFDDRFDCSREELIKLGKRADPAITDDGTALRHGATQFKVNFDQLRKVIGESEWAKKNILIAVAGGAGDGTSGMRQAADATVRQEIEKFAHIIFSSSPAQREFWIGQRSATVEELRARYDGCKPCLHGSDSHDQQSVGQPVEGRLSWIKGALEFDALRQACIDPEGRAFVSERPPRSAMPSQVISHVRINDADWATTPDIPLNPGLVAIIGARGSGKTALVDVIAAGCDAIKPAGWDADENISPSFLARARTLIGSAKASLTWDDGATVTRSLDGSDANDPTAFPRARYLSQQFVEELCSARGVSDGLVDEIERVIFESHSQDDRDGALGFAELRDQHTSRFQQAREREAEAISDISERIATEFEKETLVASLATQVRQKTKLIVDYTADRAKLVVKGTEAQVARHTQLSEAAQTLRNEIQAFGNRRRTFVALQDEVRSMRATRAPELLRQAQERHGNSGLNAQQWDEFLLIYKGDVDKSLAAYIKWADGEIRKLTGIAPPTGDPNVALIADDADVSTLPLAPIAAEMTRLETLFSADKIVRDQYAALTSRIALENSALQALKVRLTDAQGAAARRKNLQTEREDTYGRVFEAITSEQNALAGLYEPLMARLVASSGTLKKLSFSVRRIADVHTWGSFAEEELLDRRKTGPFYGRGSLIGVANEALKPAWETGSAADAQAAMTAFMAKYLKDLLSHAPYAPTQQADFRAWSKRFAHWIFGTEHITVRYEISYDGVDIRNLSPGTRGIVLLLLYLALDDSDDRPLIIDQPEENLDPKSVFDELVSLFTAAKVKRQVIIVTHNANLVINTDADQVIVAEAGPHPSGGLPPISYKAGGLENAGIRKAVCDILEGGEAAFRERARRLRVRLDR, from the coding sequence ATGATCAGTCGCGGTTCGGAATGGCACCGATGGGAGCCGCATATCCACGCGCCCGGCACGATCCTCAACAATCAGTTCGGTGCGACCGATCCCTGGGAGCCCTATCTGACGACGCTGGAAGGCCTAACGCCGAAGATAGAGGCGATCGGTGTCACCGACTACTACGTCACCGATACCTACCAGGAGTTCCTCAAGCATAAGGCCGCCGGCCGGTTGCCCGGCGTGATGCTGCTCTTCCCGAACATCGAACTGCGCCTGGATGTGGCCGCGAGGTCCGGCTTCGTGAACGTCCACATGCTGGTCAGCCCCGAGGATCTCGACCACCTGTCCGAGGTGAAGCGCATCCTGAATCGACTGCAATTTCACGCGTTCGACGATCGCTTCGACTGCTCACGCGAGGAGCTGATCAAGCTGGGCAAGCGTGCCGACCCGGCAATCACCGATGACGGCACCGCGCTCCGACACGGTGCGACGCAGTTCAAAGTCAACTTTGATCAACTGCGCAAGGTCATCGGCGAAAGCGAATGGGCGAAGAAGAACATCTTGATCGCCGTCGCTGGCGGCGCCGGGGATGGCACGTCTGGCATGCGCCAGGCCGCCGACGCCACCGTGCGTCAGGAAATCGAGAAGTTCGCCCACATCATCTTTTCGAGCAGTCCTGCACAGCGCGAATTCTGGATCGGTCAGCGCAGCGCGACGGTGGAGGAGTTGCGCGCACGCTATGACGGGTGCAAGCCTTGTCTCCACGGCAGCGACTCCCATGACCAGCAATCCGTAGGCCAGCCCGTCGAAGGTCGCTTGTCATGGATCAAGGGTGCCCTGGAGTTTGATGCTCTCCGTCAGGCATGCATCGATCCCGAAGGCCGCGCTTTCGTCTCCGAGCGGCCGCCACGTTCGGCCATGCCTTCGCAGGTCATTTCGCACGTCAGGATCAACGATGCGGATTGGGCCACCACGCCCGATATTCCTCTCAATCCCGGACTTGTTGCCATCATCGGCGCGCGCGGCTCGGGAAAGACGGCCCTGGTCGACGTGATCGCCGCAGGCTGCGACGCGATCAAGCCCGCCGGCTGGGATGCGGACGAGAACATCAGCCCATCTTTCCTGGCTCGAGCGCGCACGCTCATCGGGAGCGCGAAGGCGTCACTGACTTGGGACGACGGCGCCACGGTCACGCGCTCACTCGATGGCAGCGACGCCAACGATCCTACGGCGTTTCCGCGTGCCAGGTATCTGTCCCAGCAGTTCGTCGAGGAGCTCTGCTCGGCGAGGGGTGTCTCCGATGGCTTGGTCGACGAGATCGAGCGCGTGATCTTTGAATCACATTCACAGGACGATCGAGACGGGGCACTCGGTTTTGCCGAGCTGCGCGACCAGCACACCTCACGGTTCCAGCAGGCGCGCGAGCGCGAAGCCGAGGCGATCTCCGACATCTCGGAACGCATCGCCACCGAGTTCGAGAAAGAGACCCTTGTCGCCAGCCTGGCAACGCAGGTCCGGCAGAAGACGAAGCTGATCGTGGACTACACGGCCGATCGTGCGAAGCTCGTCGTCAAGGGCACCGAAGCACAGGTGGCCCGACACACCCAGCTCAGCGAGGCGGCTCAGACGCTTCGCAATGAGATCCAGGCCTTCGGGAACCGGCGCCGCACCTTCGTCGCCCTGCAGGACGAAGTTCGCAGCATGCGCGCTACGCGAGCCCCGGAACTGCTCCGCCAAGCCCAAGAACGACATGGGAACAGCGGTTTGAACGCGCAGCAGTGGGACGAATTCCTGCTCATCTACAAGGGCGACGTAGACAAGAGCCTGGCGGCCTACATCAAGTGGGCGGATGGCGAAATCCGCAAGCTGACGGGCATTGCGCCTCCGACCGGCGATCCGAACGTCGCGCTGATCGCCGACGACGCGGATGTCTCGACGCTGCCGCTAGCGCCCATCGCTGCCGAAATGACTCGCCTCGAAACGTTGTTCAGCGCCGACAAGATCGTGCGCGATCAGTATGCAGCGCTGACCAGCCGCATCGCGCTAGAGAACTCGGCGCTGCAGGCCCTCAAAGTCCGGCTCACCGATGCGCAAGGCGCTGCAGCCCGCCGGAAGAACCTCCAGACAGAGCGCGAGGACACGTATGGCCGCGTTTTCGAGGCTATCACCAGCGAGCAGAACGCGCTGGCCGGTCTCTACGAGCCTCTGATGGCGCGGCTTGTAGCGTCATCGGGAACGCTCAAGAAGCTCAGCTTCTCGGTTCGCAGGATCGCCGACGTCCACACCTGGGGATCCTTTGCCGAGGAGGAACTTCTCGACCGGCGCAAGACTGGGCCCTTCTACGGCCGTGGCTCGCTGATTGGCGTCGCGAACGAGGCTCTCAAACCCGCGTGGGAAACGGGCTCGGCGGCCGACGCTCAGGCGGCCATGACAGCCTTCATGGCCAAGTACCTAAAGGACCTGCTGTCCCATGCGCCTTATGCACCAACGCAGCAGGCCGATTTTCGAGCCTGGTCGAAGCGGTTCGCGCACTGGATCTTCGGCACCGAACACATCACCGTCCGCTACGAGATATCCTACGACGGCGTCGATATCCGCAACCTATCTCCCGGCACGCGAGGCATCGTCTTGCTACTGTTGTATCTCGCGCTGGATGATTCAGACGATCGGCCTCTGATCATCGACCAGCCCGAGGAGAACCTCGATCCAAAGTCTGTCTTCGACGAGCTGGTCTCGCTTTTCACAGCCGCGAAGGTGAAGCGCCAAGTCATCATAGTGACGCACAACGCCAATCTCGTCATCAACACCGACGCGGATCAGGTCATTGTTGCGGAAGCCGGCCCGCATCCGTCGGGTGGCCTGCCGCCGATCAGCTACAAGGCGGGCGGATTGGAGAATGCGGGAATCCGCAAGGCCGTCTGCGACATCCTAGAGGGTGGCGAAGCCGCCTTCCGCGAGCGCGCGCGGCGCCTTCGCGTCCGTCTCGATCGCTAG
- a CDS encoding CPBP family intramembrane metalloprotease produces the protein MNQIPDSYADPVPAPAPNRTGWRRDGPRFALVAWVIATVALAATAAGAAIVVSVVAAVRAALGGESSRDRLGEIAQEALRSDAFAWITVIATQVALLACAWLACRILRRPVHERLGLRATGLGPVQGAVVLVATVVPFALGLAAAWLVESAIGSSSDDALGLQRMWSEGSRGGSVAWVLLIALLPGFVEEVFYRGFLQRGLLLRWGAAASILTSSVLFAVSHGELAWAAAIFPLGVWLGVVAWRTGSVLMTFAIHASVNGLWTAGMMILHREPASEQALNEIAIALLAVSVIAFPWAIAILRRQPAAATSVVTRRPMWLLQRVAGVGIVAGAFLFLLVPPGALPMSPEQAATQPVPTLGELEASAVEDATCAAAGDNGAVEFFLMPGVGTRVALPKNRVGIDEVIVTLDAAGETVWLAYAGERSGKGGKRRPVGIVEQLASGDPTVLRMTLTQGPPPVTVRLTLEEDEAMKIAAFAQAEAEGWAMRGRK, from the coding sequence ATGAATCAGATACCTGACTCATACGCCGATCCTGTTCCCGCGCCTGCACCCAACCGGACCGGCTGGCGGCGTGACGGGCCCCGCTTCGCGCTGGTGGCGTGGGTGATCGCGACCGTTGCGTTGGCAGCGACAGCGGCGGGCGCTGCGATCGTCGTTTCCGTCGTCGCCGCAGTGCGTGCGGCTCTCGGCGGGGAGAGTTCTCGCGATCGGCTCGGCGAGATCGCCCAGGAGGCGCTCAGGTCGGACGCCTTCGCGTGGATCACCGTGATCGCAACACAGGTGGCGCTACTCGCGTGCGCGTGGCTCGCCTGCCGCATCCTGCGAAGACCCGTGCACGAGCGGCTTGGCCTCCGCGCGACGGGCCTGGGTCCCGTGCAGGGAGCGGTGGTGCTGGTCGCTACCGTCGTTCCGTTCGCGCTGGGCCTGGCCGCGGCGTGGCTCGTAGAAAGCGCGATCGGTTCATCGAGCGACGACGCCCTCGGCCTGCAGCGGATGTGGAGCGAGGGCTCGCGCGGAGGGAGCGTGGCGTGGGTCCTGCTGATCGCGCTCCTGCCGGGATTCGTGGAGGAGGTCTTCTATCGCGGGTTCCTTCAGCGCGGACTGCTGTTGCGCTGGGGAGCTGCGGCGTCGATCCTCACGAGCAGCGTGCTGTTCGCCGTCAGCCACGGCGAGTTGGCGTGGGCGGCGGCCATCTTTCCTCTCGGCGTGTGGCTCGGCGTCGTCGCGTGGCGCACCGGCTCGGTGCTGATGACCTTCGCCATACACGCGAGCGTCAACGGCCTGTGGACGGCGGGCATGATGATCCTGCACCGCGAGCCGGCGAGCGAGCAGGCATTGAACGAGATCGCCATCGCTCTGCTCGCGGTCAGCGTGATCGCGTTCCCGTGGGCGATCGCCATCCTGCGTCGGCAGCCTGCGGCCGCGACGAGCGTGGTTACGCGGCGGCCGATGTGGCTTCTTCAGCGAGTCGCCGGCGTGGGGATTGTGGCAGGGGCGTTCCTCTTCTTGCTCGTGCCGCCTGGAGCTCTGCCGATGTCACCCGAGCAGGCGGCAACGCAGCCCGTGCCCACGCTCGGCGAACTCGAGGCGAGCGCCGTCGAAGACGCGACCTGCGCAGCCGCGGGCGACAATGGCGCGGTCGAGTTTTTCCTTATGCCCGGCGTCGGCACCCGCGTCGCGCTGCCGAAGAACCGCGTCGGCATCGACGAGGTGATCGTCACGCTCGACGCCGCAGGCGAGACCGTCTGGCTCGCCTACGCCGGCGAGCGCAGTGGCAAAGGGGGCAAGCGCCGTCCTGTGGGCATCGTCGAGCAGCTCGCCTCGGGCGACCCGACCGTGCTTCGCATGACGCTCACGCAGGGGCCGCCGCCGGTGACGGTGCGCTTGACGCTCGAGGAGGACGAAGCGATGAAGATCGCCGCGTTCGCGCAGGCTGAAGCCGAAGGCTGGGCCATGCGCGGACGGAAGTAG